The following proteins are encoded in a genomic region of Bernardetia sp. MNP-M8:
- the hemG gene encoding protoporphyrinogen oxidase, with protein sequence MIAIVGAGISGLSLAWHLHQKNIPYQIFESSNEVGGYLKTIQMGKNKAYLLERGANSLLMDDEIFEFIKNSGFANELVYANKVSKSRFIVRDGKPKKLPTSPQGLLFGSFFSTKTKAKIFKELSYKKEELDEKTTVGEFLENHFGKEVVDYAVSPFVTGIYAADAYQLLLKYTFPQLTEYAQNHGSVLKGFIKNKSGSRKQSVSFKNGMQSLAKHIAKNLNVQLNHTVVSIKNSDFIERRNRRWVLEIESEKRGKREIESLEFDKVFITTPPSITANLLEPHFEKLALTIRDIHYPTMCLIHSIFKKEDVDFDLDGFGALHPKVEDLFSAGTIWSSSVFEGRAPKDEVLFTGFVGGRQWQENAELPKQEILKRHTEELKQIYGIKNDPIIQQFTRWDKSVPQYDEQLLKVEKQLKRLKKSDIYICANWFGGVSVSDCIKKGRDLALQFIADSTI encoded by the coding sequence ATGATAGCAATCGTTGGCGCAGGTATTTCAGGACTTTCATTAGCTTGGCATTTACATCAAAAAAATATCCCTTATCAAATTTTTGAATCTAGCAACGAAGTAGGAGGCTATTTGAAAACTATACAGATGGGAAAAAATAAAGCCTATTTGCTTGAAAGAGGGGCAAATTCATTATTAATGGATGATGAAATTTTTGAGTTTATCAAAAATTCAGGTTTTGCAAACGAACTTGTTTATGCAAATAAAGTAAGTAAAAGCCGCTTTATTGTGCGTGATGGAAAACCAAAAAAATTACCTACTTCTCCACAAGGATTGTTATTTGGCTCTTTTTTTTCTACAAAGACAAAAGCTAAAATTTTTAAAGAACTATCCTATAAAAAAGAGGAATTAGATGAAAAAACAACAGTAGGCGAATTTTTAGAAAATCATTTTGGAAAAGAAGTTGTCGATTATGCTGTCAGTCCTTTTGTAACAGGTATTTATGCAGCTGATGCTTATCAACTTTTGCTCAAATATACTTTTCCTCAACTAACAGAATATGCTCAAAATCATGGTTCAGTATTGAAAGGATTCATAAAAAATAAATCTGGAAGCAGAAAACAATCCGTTTCTTTCAAAAATGGAATGCAATCATTGGCAAAACATATAGCTAAGAATTTGAATGTTCAACTCAATCATACTGTTGTTTCAATCAAAAATAGTGATTTTATAGAACGCAGAAATAGACGTTGGGTTTTAGAAATAGAAAGCGAAAAAAGAGGGAAAAGAGAAATTGAAAGTCTAGAATTTGATAAAGTTTTTATAACGACTCCTCCCTCAATAACAGCTAATTTGTTAGAACCTCATTTTGAAAAACTTGCTCTTACTATTAGAGATATTCATTATCCGACTATGTGTTTGATTCATAGTATTTTCAAAAAAGAAGATGTAGATTTTGATTTAGATGGTTTTGGAGCGTTACATCCAAAAGTAGAAGACCTTTTTTCGGCAGGAACAATTTGGAGTAGTAGTGTTTTTGAGGGGCGTGCGCCCAAAGATGAAGTTTTATTTACTGGTTTTGTGGGGGGAAGACAGTGGCAAGAAAATGCAGAATTACCCAAACAGGAAATTTTGAAACGACATACAGAAGAATTAAAACAGATTTATGGAATAAAAAATGACCCTATTATTCAGCAATTTACACGCTGGGATAAATCTGTACCACAATATGATGAACAGCTTTTAAAAGTAGAAAAACAATTAAAACGACTCAAAAAATCAGATATTTATATTTGTGCAAACTGGTTTGGAGGTGTTTCGGTAAGTGATTGTATTAAAAAAGGAAGAGATTTAGCATTACAATTTATTGCAGATTCTACCATATAG